The Scatophagus argus isolate fScaArg1 chromosome 20, fScaArg1.pri, whole genome shotgun sequence genome window below encodes:
- the LOC124051486 gene encoding ADP-ribosylation factor-like protein 3: MGLLSILRRLKQSPEQEVRLLLLGLDNAGKTTLLKQLAAEDISHITPTQGFNIKSVQSSGFKLNVWDIGGQRKIRPYWRNYFENTDVLIYVIDSSDRKRFEETSLELAELLEEDKLAGVPLLIFANKQDLMTAIPASELAESLNLHTIRDRMWQVQACSAVTAEGVQDGMTWVCRNITFRKK, encoded by the exons ATG GGCCTCTTGTCCATTCTTCGGAGGCTGAAGCAGTCTCCAGAGCAGGAGGTGCGCTTACTGTTGCTTGGTTTGGACAATGCTGGCAAGACCACTCTGCTGAAACAGCTGGCAGCTGAAGATATCAGCCACATCACTCCAACACAA GGATTCAATATTAAGAGTGTTCAGTCATCTGGCTTCAAGTTGAACGTTTGGGACATTGGAGGTCAGCGCAAGATCCGCCCATACTGGAGGAATTATTTTGAGAACACAGATGTTCTG ATTTATGTGATTGACAGCTCAGACAGGAAAAGATTTGAAGAGACGAGTCTG GAGCTGGCTGAGTTACTGGAGGAGGACAAGCTTGCCGGTGTGCCGCTGCTAATCTTTGCCAACAAGCAGGATCTGATGACAGCCATTCCAGCATCTGAGCTGGCAGAAAGTCTCAATCTGCACACTATCCGGGATCGCATGTGGCAGGTCCAGGCCTGCTCAGCGGTCACTGCTGAGGGAGTGCAG GATGGCATGACGTGGGTTTGCAGAAATATAACTTTCCGGAAGAAATAA
- the wbp1 gene encoding WW domain-binding protein 1, with amino-acid sequence MPQKALGSIVGLLYTGTYLVQGKEFCFGVNNEQYRCEMGYCCGETECCTYYYELWWFWLVWTLVIMLSCCCAYRHRRVKMRLQQEQRQREISLMAYQGASSSFISPPPLNLRFWNDCKLPDYEEVVGHPPTPPPPYSENPPETTSAVSPQVSQPEAASVPQQPAETDSRVDSQASGSSSEQEAVLMPIQAQCLAEENVQAPLMAEAEEDEELITRRRHVTGDSGIEVCVCQLDVDEGSGLEEESDEEHRICKVTGRDCCSGHQQQIFTQKEHSSELPSQTASTSTGDHMV; translated from the exons ATGCCACAGAAAGCACTGGGATCCATTGTAGGTCTTCTTTACACCGGGACCTATCTGGTGCAG GGAAAGGAGTTCTGTTTTGGGGTAAACAATGAACAGTACCGCTGTGAGATGGGGTACTGCTGTGGAGAGACGGAGTGCTGCACCTACTACTACGAGCTCTGGT GGTTCTGGTTGGTATGGACCCTGGTCATTATGttaagctgctgctgtgcctaCCGACACCGGAGGGTTAAGATGCGTCTTCAGCAGGAGCAGCGTCAGCGTGAGATCAGCCTCATGGCCTACCAGGGAGCTTCCAGTTCCTTCATTTCCCCTCCACCGCTCAATCTAA GGTTTTGGAATGACTGCAAGCTTCCTGACTATGAAGAGGTGGTAGGTCACCCCCCAACTCCACCACCTCCTTACTCTGAAAACCCTCCCGAGACTACTTCAGCAGTTTCCCCGCAAGTGAGCCAACCAGAAGCTGCCTCGGTACCACAACAACCGGCTGAGACCGACTCGAGGGTGGACAGTCAGGCCTCAGGCTCTTCATCAGAGCAAGAAGCAGTGTTGATGCCGATCCAAGCGCAGTGTCTGGCGGAGGAGAACGTGCAGGCTCCATTAATGGCggaggcagaggaggatgaagagctCATCACTCGTAGACGCCATGTAACCGGAGACTCGGGGattgaggtgtgtgtttgccagtTGGATGTAGATGAGGGCTCTGGGCTTGAGGAGGAAAGCGACGAGGAGCACCGGATATGCAAGGTCACTGGTCGGGACTGCTGCTCCGGGCACCAGCAGCAGATCTTCACACAGAAAGAGCACTCCTCTGAGCTGCCCAGCCAGACCGCCAGCACCAGCACTGGGGACCACATGGTGTGA